Proteins encoded within one genomic window of Xylophilus sp. GOD-11R:
- the dprA gene encoding DNA-processing protein DprA, translating to MDRDELAAWLRLDGTPGVGNQNARRLLAAFGLPQAVFQASPQALAEVAGPTVAAALAQAPDGFEALLATTWKWLNHADADSAPRAVVTLADPHFPASLLAIEDPPLLLYLLGQPLPAPDVACIAIVGTRNPTPQGMDDAHSFGAHFAASGIVVVSGLAQGIDGAAHTGALDGAGDATGRCTTVAFVGTGLDRVYPSRHRALAHRIAGSGTLVSEYPLGTPPLPHNFPRRNRLIAGLSLGTLVVEATQPSGSLITARVAAEQGKDVFAVPGSIHAPQSRGCHALIRQGAKLVESAQDVLEELRLPVGASSASTHDDGAGAADSHPLLDAMGHAPVSVDALVARTGLDAAQIQVQLLELELDGRVARLTGGLMQRLASA from the coding sequence ATGGATCGCGATGAACTCGCCGCCTGGTTGCGCCTGGACGGCACGCCGGGCGTCGGCAACCAGAACGCACGCCGGCTGCTGGCCGCCTTCGGCCTGCCGCAAGCGGTGTTCCAAGCCAGCCCGCAAGCCCTGGCCGAAGTGGCCGGACCCACCGTCGCCGCCGCGCTGGCCCAGGCGCCCGACGGCTTCGAGGCCCTGCTCGCCACCACCTGGAAATGGCTGAACCACGCCGATGCCGACAGCGCCCCCCGCGCCGTCGTCACGCTGGCGGATCCGCATTTTCCGGCGTCCCTGCTGGCGATCGAGGATCCGCCGCTCCTGCTCTACCTGCTCGGCCAGCCGCTGCCGGCGCCGGACGTGGCCTGCATCGCCATCGTCGGCACCCGTAATCCCACGCCGCAGGGCATGGACGACGCGCATTCGTTCGGGGCGCATTTCGCGGCCTCGGGCATCGTGGTGGTGTCAGGACTGGCGCAGGGCATCGACGGCGCGGCGCATACCGGCGCGCTCGACGGTGCCGGCGACGCCACCGGCCGCTGCACCACCGTCGCCTTCGTCGGCACCGGGCTGGACCGCGTCTACCCGTCCAGGCACCGCGCGCTGGCGCACCGCATCGCCGGCAGCGGCACTTTGGTCAGCGAATATCCGCTCGGCACGCCGCCGTTGCCGCACAACTTTCCGCGCCGCAACCGACTGATCGCCGGCCTGTCGCTGGGCACGCTGGTGGTGGAGGCCACGCAACCCTCGGGCTCGCTGATCACCGCCCGCGTGGCGGCCGAACAAGGCAAGGACGTGTTCGCGGTGCCGGGCTCCATTCACGCGCCGCAGTCGCGCGGCTGCCACGCGCTGATCCGCCAGGGCGCCAAGCTGGTGGAGTCGGCGCAAGACGTACTGGAGGAACTTCGGTTGCCGGTCGGCGCGTCTTCCGCCAGCACGCATGACGACGGTGCAGGAGCGGCGGACTCACATCCGCTGCTCGACGCCATGGGCCATGCGCCGGTCAGCGTGGACGCGCTCGTCGCCCGCACCGGCCTGGATGCCGCGCAGATCCAGGTGCAACTGCTCGAACTGGAACTCGACGGCCGCGTTGCACGCCTGACCGGCGGCCTGATGCAGCGGCTCGCCAGCGCCTGA